The genomic DNA TGGTTGCGGTTGCCGCGAAACTCGCGCAGCAGATCGTTCAGGCCCTTGGTTTCCGGCACAAAGGCGGCCGGGCGCAGCAAGGCGCGGATGTTCAGCTCGGGTGCCCGCTGCAGCTTGAGCAGGTCTTTGGCCATGAGGATGCCAATGATGTTCTCGCGCTCGCCCTGGTACACCGGAAAGCGCGAGTGCGCGGTGCTGATCACCTGGCGCAGCAACTCGTCAAAGGGCGCTTCGATGTTGACGAGGTCCATGCGCGGAGCGGCCACCATCACATCGCCGGCGGTCATGTCGGCCATGCGGATGACGCGTTCAAGCATCACGCGGGAGTCGGCGCCGATGACCTGGTTGTCTTCGGCCTCGGCCAGGGTTTCGATGAGCTCTTCGGTGGAATCCGGTCCGGGGTGGATGAACTCGGCCACTTTTTGCAGGAAGGTGCGCTTGTCTTCCTTTTCGGGCAAGCGCTGGGGGTGCGGGTCAGACACTGTCTTGGAGTGCAGGACGTGCGGTAGTGAAACAGCCCTCTAGGATAGCGGATTGTCGTGACAACGCTTGCATTGCAGGCCCGTGACCGCGATGCTGGCGCTATTCGGCTGACTGGTGGCGGGCGTGCCGCACGCCCTGGCGCACTTCCTGCACGCCGGCCAGAAAGTCCCAGAACTGCTTGGCCTGGCGCTTGAGGCGGTAGTCCATTTCGGCAAATTGCTGCTCGACGATCTCGGCCATGCGGGTGTCAAAGCTGGCCGGCGGAATCTGTAGATAGGCTTCCGATTCCGAGCCGTCGCGCTGCACCGTGGCGCCGGCCTTGCGCGCGATCTTGAGCATGGCCGCGTTTTCCGACAGCGCATGGATGAACACCATGTTCACCCCCTCATTGCGGGCATGCATGATGGCCCGGTCAAACAGACGCGCACCAAAGCCACGCCCCCGGGCTTTCTTGAGCACCGACACGCCAAACTCGGCACATTGCTTGTGTTCGGTTTGCTCGGCAAACGCCAGGTGGGCCATGGCAATCAGCTCCAGGCGGCGGTTGTAGATGCCGAAGATCTCGTCGCGATCAAAATCGAGCTGCTCGGTGTAGCGCCGAATCTGCTCATCCGTGGCCGAATAGCCAAAACGCAGATACCGGTCTGCCGGATCGAGCTGCAGCAGGT from Acidovorax sp. T1 includes the following:
- a CDS encoding HlyC/CorC family transporter; amino-acid sequence: MSDPHPQRLPEKEDKRTFLQKVAEFIHPGPDSTEELIETLAEAEDNQVIGADSRVMLERVIRMADMTAGDVMVAAPRMDLVNIEAPFDELLRQVISTAHSRFPVYQGERENIIGILMAKDLLKLQRAPELNIRALLRPAAFVPETKGLNDLLREFRGNRNHLAIVIDEFGRVAGLVTIEDVLEQIVGEIEDEFDIPEDEGDIFGLADQTYRVSGDTPIERVAEAFGVAVQGSDPDESFDTIGGLIAHEMGHVPKRGEHLQLCGLHFVVLHTKGGAVRWFKVSRVDENSAAD
- a CDS encoding GNAT family N-acetyltransferase, which codes for MIATKDWLKASWDAGKDMLTPFAGHSPDDATAPTPLMVPIRALGPSYRERITQHLLQLDPADRYLRFGYSATDEQIRRYTEQLDFDRDEIFGIYNRRLELIAMAHLAFAEQTEHKQCAEFGVSVLKKARGRGFGARLFDRAIMHARNEGVNMVFIHALSENAAMLKIARKAGATVQRDGSESEAYLQIPPASFDTRMAEIVEQQFAEMDYRLKRQAKQFWDFLAGVQEVRQGVRHARHQSAE